The Deltaproteobacteria bacterium region CGACGCGGTTGGTAATACCCCCATCGTCAAACTTAATTCCATCGGCACCCACACCGAAGCCGAAATTTACGTCAAGTGTGAATACTTGAATCCCGGCGGCTCCATGAAAGACCGCATCGCTATCAATATGATAAACGATGCAGAAGAACGCGGCCTTATTCAGCCTGGTGGAACCATCGTTGAAGCAACCAGTGGCAACACCGGTATGGGCCTTGCTCTTGTGGCTGCAGTTCGTGGTTACAAAACTATTTTCATCATGCCAGACAAGATGAGCATGGAGAAAATCAAAGCGCTTCGCGCCGTA contains the following coding sequences:
- a CDS encoding pyridoxal-phosphate dependent enzyme, encoding MTLMHGAKANILDAVGNTPIVKLNSIGTHTEAEIYVKCEYLNPGGSMKDRIAINMINDAEERGLIQPGGTIVEATSGNTGMGLALVAAVRGYKTIFIMPDKMSMEKIKALRAV